The Vampirovibrio chlorellavorus genome has a segment encoding these proteins:
- a CDS encoding ABC transporter ATP-binding protein has translation MKPNADGTHSTAYLYKRLLHYFKPYWFRAILAVLLTIPIGALDGAVALALKPYVDAMQVEKSAASVSYVPLVIVGFTFLQGLLNYTSIYMNGWLGYRIMCDLQYELFKKLQTRDVRFFDNTATGTIIQAYFQDPQSINTNILNNTKSMLTRLFSSLGLMTVLIATSWKLSIIAISILLLVLFPSTQIRKVIKHIARATAAATGNVLSFYTETVGGIRVVYGYNLCEFREKKFEEYQRNLFQMAIKGTQAQGWLTPSMHIIASVGIALIIWQGSIMVVSKEITTGGFVSFIAAMLMLYNPIKNLGSSILTAQMSLLAAGRIFTLLDQMPTIVDKPDAKVLEDIRQGITFENVRFSYRSDKPVLQDITLHFPKGKTTALVGASGSGKTTIANLIPRFYDVLAGAIRIDDTDIRDLTQESLRKNIAIVAQDNFLFDGTIRENLLMGNPKATDDQLHEALEKAYLTDFIESLPEGLDTRIGERGVMMSGGQRQRMAIARAILKDAPIVILDEATSALDSQSEAIVQKAMDALMVERTVLVIAHRLSTIRNADRIIVLEEGQVAEQGTHEELLAAEGRYANLYQTQFRQTPSLEVASVGTLNQSLAPAL, from the coding sequence ATGAAACCCAATGCAGATGGCACGCATAGTACGGCCTATCTTTATAAACGCTTGTTGCATTACTTTAAACCGTACTGGTTTCGGGCGATTCTGGCAGTTTTACTGACCATTCCCATTGGGGCGCTGGATGGCGCCGTGGCCCTGGCCTTGAAGCCTTATGTGGATGCCATGCAGGTCGAAAAATCAGCCGCTTCCGTTTCATACGTGCCGCTGGTTATTGTGGGGTTTACCTTTTTGCAGGGACTGCTTAACTATACTTCTATTTACATGAACGGTTGGCTGGGCTACCGAATTATGTGTGATTTGCAATACGAATTGTTTAAAAAATTGCAAACCCGGGATGTGCGCTTCTTCGATAACACAGCCACCGGCACCATTATTCAGGCTTATTTCCAGGATCCCCAATCCATTAACACCAACATCCTCAATAACACCAAGTCCATGCTCACCCGTTTATTCTCCTCTCTGGGCTTGATGACCGTGTTGATCGCCACTTCCTGGAAGCTGTCCATCATTGCTATCAGCATCCTGTTGCTAGTGCTGTTTCCCTCCACCCAAATCCGCAAGGTCATCAAGCATATTGCCCGGGCCACGGCCGCGGCCACCGGTAATGTGTTGTCCTTCTACACCGAAACCGTGGGGGGGATTCGGGTGGTTTACGGCTACAACCTGTGCGAATTCCGTGAGAAAAAATTTGAGGAATACCAGCGCAATCTCTTCCAGATGGCCATTAAAGGCACTCAGGCCCAGGGCTGGCTCACTCCGTCCATGCATATTATCGCCTCGGTGGGCATTGCCCTGATTATCTGGCAAGGCAGCATTATGGTGGTTAGCAAGGAAATAACCACGGGCGGCTTTGTATCTTTTATCGCCGCCATGCTGATGCTGTACAACCCCATCAAGAACCTGGGCAGTTCCATTCTGACCGCCCAGATGTCTCTACTGGCGGCGGGTCGTATTTTCACCCTGCTGGATCAGATGCCAACCATTGTGGACAAGCCGGATGCCAAGGTGCTGGAAGACATTCGACAGGGGATTACCTTTGAGAACGTGCGCTTCTCTTATCGTTCCGATAAACCCGTGTTGCAGGACATCACCCTGCACTTCCCCAAAGGCAAAACCACGGCACTGGTAGGCGCGTCCGGCAGTGGGAAAACCACCATTGCCAACCTGATCCCCCGTTTTTACGATGTCTTGGCAGGCGCCATTCGCATTGATGATACCGACATTCGTGACTTAACCCAGGAATCCTTACGCAAGAATATTGCCATTGTGGCCCAGGATAATTTCCTGTTTGATGGAACGATTCGGGAAAACCTGTTGATGGGGAACCCCAAGGCCACCGACGATCAGCTCCATGAAGCCCTGGAAAAGGCTTATCTGACAGATTTTATAGAGTCCCTTCCCGAGGGGCTGGATACACGAATCGGCGAACGTGGGGTCATGATGTCCGGCGGGCAGCGCCAGCGTATGGCCATTGCCCGGGCCATTCTCAAGGATGCCCCCATTGTTATTCTGGATGAGGCCACCAGCGCTCTGGATAGTCAGTCGGAAGCCATCGTGCAAAAGGCCATGGATGCCTTAATGGTGGAGCGAACCGTGCTGGTCATTGCCCACCGCCTTTCCACCATCCGCAACGCCGATCGCATTATTGTACTGGAAGAGGGGCAAGTGGCCGAGCAGGGCACGCACGAAGAATTGCTGGCCGCGGAAGGACGTTACGCCAATTTGTACCAAACCCAGTTCCGGCAAACGCCATCGCTTGAAGTGGCCTCCGTGGGCACCTTGAATCAATCGCTGGCCCCGGCCCTGTAA
- the neuC gene encoding UDP-N-acetylglucosamine 2-epimerase, whose product MAISLKVGIFTGTRAEYGLMYPIAKRLQQDERFEVCLYVSGSHLDDRYGQTLKEIEQDGFSVTFKPSLPQLGQNMAADCGFLTQTMGEYFGIAANRPNWLLVLGDRYETMGAALAAFLSNIPLAHVHGGDVVRGGMLDDPIRHAITKLAHLHFPATPASAQRILAMGEEPWRVTVAGSPVLDNIRLIPKLEKAELAEKYNLDMNKPWVLFTQHPITTQATLAGQQARQTLSALCQLGDRVQIIATYPNHDEGSEQIIEALETDYRHLPQFRVVQSLGRVNYLNMLRYVSLVVGNSSSGLLETAHFKVPCLNIGERQKGRERGENVLDVAQEDAAIQQGLAAVLWAPHTLPDLNMDSHPFGEGQCAERVREVLASTPIDARLLQKQLTY is encoded by the coding sequence ATGGCCATAAGCCTCAAAGTTGGCATATTCACAGGGACTCGGGCGGAATACGGCTTGATGTACCCCATTGCCAAACGACTTCAGCAGGACGAGCGCTTTGAGGTTTGCCTGTATGTCTCCGGCTCGCATCTGGATGACCGCTATGGCCAGACCCTGAAAGAAATTGAGCAGGATGGCTTTTCGGTAACGTTCAAGCCGTCATTGCCACAGCTGGGGCAAAACATGGCCGCCGATTGCGGTTTTTTAACCCAAACCATGGGGGAATACTTTGGCATTGCGGCCAATCGCCCCAACTGGCTGTTGGTGCTGGGCGACCGCTATGAAACAATGGGAGCGGCTCTGGCCGCCTTTCTAAGCAATATTCCATTGGCCCATGTACATGGGGGAGACGTGGTGCGGGGAGGCATGCTGGATGATCCCATTCGCCATGCCATTACCAAACTGGCCCACCTGCATTTCCCGGCCACCCCAGCCAGCGCCCAACGCATTCTGGCTATGGGAGAGGAACCGTGGCGGGTGACCGTGGCCGGTTCCCCGGTGCTGGATAACATCCGATTGATTCCCAAACTGGAAAAAGCGGAACTGGCTGAAAAATACAATCTGGACATGAACAAGCCCTGGGTTCTGTTCACCCAGCACCCCATTACCACCCAGGCCACGCTGGCTGGCCAGCAAGCCCGACAAACCCTGTCCGCATTGTGCCAGCTGGGGGATCGGGTTCAAATCATCGCCACCTATCCCAACCACGATGAGGGATCTGAGCAAATCATCGAGGCACTGGAAACCGACTACCGGCACTTGCCTCAATTTCGGGTGGTACAAAGCCTGGGACGGGTAAATTACCTGAACATGTTACGCTATGTGTCTCTGGTGGTGGGAAACTCCAGCAGCGGCTTGCTGGAAACAGCCCATTTCAAAGTGCCTTGCCTCAACATTGGGGAACGCCAGAAAGGCCGTGAGCGAGGCGAAAACGTGCTGGACGTCGCTCAAGAGGATGCAGCCATCCAGCAAGGTCTTGCCGCTGTGCTGTGGGCACCCCACACCCTACCCGACCTCAATATGGATAGCCACCCTTTTGGAGAAGGCCAGTGTGCCGAGCGGGTTCGGGAGGTCTTGGCTAGCACCCCTATTGACGCGAGGCTGCTACAAAAGCAATTGACCTATTAA
- a CDS encoding nucleotidyltransferase family protein, translated as MEAFRRCFLISSLTLSDALRNMNDTGFRAAIVVDDKDRMLGLVTDGDVRKSLLKGISLNAPLTDVMNPQPLVGQAGLSREEYLPLMVENGNECLPIVDTKGRVVDLVFMRDFVQPELLKSSMVIMAGGAGKRLWPLTRITPKPLLPVANKPILQHILIHARSQGFKNVWVSTHYKAEQVENFLHTSTPSGMQANILREESPLGTAGCLKALETHEDDKPLFIMNGDILTQLDFQAMLDWHRSHGNLLTVACRQFSHQVPYGVLETDGQRLISVQEKPTHYYNINAGIYLLERQALRYIPENVHFDMTDLIDALIHAERPVGTFPISESWIDIGQHEDYERVNRDSHQFLSPVGGLA; from the coding sequence ATGGAAGCGTTTCGGCGCTGTTTTCTGATTTCGAGCCTGACACTCTCGGATGCGCTTCGCAACATGAATGATACGGGGTTTCGGGCCGCCATTGTGGTTGACGACAAAGACCGCATGCTGGGTCTGGTGACGGATGGAGATGTTCGAAAAAGCCTCTTGAAGGGAATTTCCCTGAACGCGCCCTTGACCGATGTGATGAACCCCCAGCCGCTGGTGGGTCAGGCCGGTCTGTCCCGAGAAGAATATCTGCCGCTGATGGTGGAAAACGGAAACGAGTGCTTGCCCATTGTGGACACAAAGGGTCGGGTGGTGGATCTGGTTTTTATGCGGGACTTTGTGCAGCCAGAGCTTCTGAAATCTTCCATGGTCATTATGGCCGGTGGGGCGGGAAAACGTCTTTGGCCACTGACCCGAATCACCCCGAAGCCCTTGTTGCCAGTGGCCAACAAGCCGATTTTACAGCATATTCTCATCCATGCCCGCTCCCAGGGCTTTAAAAACGTTTGGGTCTCCACCCATTACAAGGCGGAACAGGTTGAAAATTTTTTGCACACCTCCACGCCGTCGGGTATGCAGGCCAATATCCTGCGGGAAGAAAGCCCATTGGGGACGGCGGGTTGCCTGAAGGCTTTGGAAACCCACGAAGACGACAAGCCCTTGTTTATTATGAATGGCGATATTTTAACCCAGCTTGACTTTCAGGCCATGCTGGACTGGCATCGTTCTCATGGTAACCTTTTGACGGTCGCTTGTCGGCAGTTTTCCCATCAGGTGCCTTACGGGGTGCTGGAAACCGACGGGCAGCGTTTGATTTCGGTGCAGGAAAAACCGACGCATTATTACAACATCAACGCCGGCATTTACCTGCTGGAACGGCAGGCTTTGCGTTATATTCCAGAAAACGTTCATTTTGATATGACCGATTTAATTGATGCCCTGATTCACGCCGAGCGTCCTGTGGGTACGTTTCCCATCTCCGAATCGTGGATCGATATTGGGCAGCACGAGGATTACGAGAGGGTCAACCGGGACTCTCACCAGTTTTTGTCGCCGGTGGGAGGCCTTGCGTAA